In Novosphingobium kaempferiae, the DNA window CTGCGGGAAGCGTCTGGTCGTGGTACTGCTCGGCGGTGTCGGGATCGAGCGACAGGTTGAACTGGTCGCGCCAGCGGAATTCGAAGCGGGCGCGGCTGAGGGCATCGTCGCGGACCTTGGCGGCGGGGTGGCCCTTCGCCAGATCGGCGGCGTGGGCGGCCAGCTTGTAGGTGACGACGCCGACCTTCACGTCGTCGCGGTCGGGCAGGCCGAGGTGCTCCTTGGGCGTGACGTAGCAGAGCATCGCGGTGCCGTACCAGCCGATCATGGCCGCGCCGATGCCGCTGGTGATGTGGTCGTAGCCCGGCGCGATGTCGGTCACGAGCGGCCCGAGGGTGTAGAACGGCGCCTCGCCGCAGGCCTCGAGCTGCTTCTCCATGTTCTCCTTGACCTTGTGCATCGGCACATGGCCCGGCCCCTCGATCATGACCTGCACGTCCTGTTCCCAGGCCCGCTTGGTCAGTTCGCCCAGCGTGTAGAGTTCGGCGAACTGCGCCTCGTCGTTGGCGTCGGCGATGGAGCCGGGGCGCAGGCCGTCACCCAGCGAGTAGGCGACGTCGTAGGCCTTCATGATCTCGGTGATCTCGTCGAAGCGTTCGTAGAGGAACGATTCGCGGTGATGGGCAAGGCACCACTTGGCCATGATCGAGCCGCCCCGGCTGACGATCCCGGTCACGCGCTTGGCCGCCAGCGGCACGAAGGGCAGGCGCACGCCCGCGTGGATGGTGAAGTAGTCCACCCCCTGCTCGGCCTGTTCGATCAAGGTGTCGCGGAACACCTCCCAGGTCAGGTCTTCGGCGATGCCGCCGACCTTCTCCAGCGCCTGGTAGATCGGCACGGTGCCGATGGGGACGGGCGAGTTGCGGATGATCCACTCGCGCGTGTCGTGGATGTTGCGGCCGGTGGAGAGGTCCATCACCGTGTCCGCGCCCCAGCGGATCGACCAGACCATCTTGTCGACCTCGCTCGCCACGTCCGAGGCGACGGCGGAGTTGCCGATGTTGGCGTTGATCTTCACCAGGAAGTTGCGGCCGATCGCCATCGGCTCGCTCTCGGGGTGGTTGATGTTGGAGGGGATGATGGCACGGCCGCGCGCCACTTCCTCGCGCACGAATTCGGGCGTCACGTAGTCGGGGATCGATGCGCCCCAGTCCTGACCGTCGCGCGCGTATTCCTTCAGCATCGCACGGCCGAGGTTCTCGCGCTCGGCCACGTATTCCATCTCGGGCGTGATGATGCCGCGACGGGCGTAGTGCATCTGGCTGACGTTCATGCCTGCCTTGGCACGCAGCGGGCGCTTCACGACGTTGGGGAAAGCCGGGACGCCGCCGGAGCGGTCGGGGCCGAGCTGGCCGTTGTCCTCCGGCTTCACCGCGCGGGCGGCGTAGTCCTCGACGTCGCCGCGGGCGAGAATCCACTCGCGGCGCTTGGGCGTCAGGCCCGCCGCGATGTCGATGGTGACGTTCGGGTCGGTGTAGGGGCCGGAGGTATCGTAGACCCGCACCGGCGCCTCGCCGCTGCCGGGTTCGAGGTGGATCTCGCGCATCGCGACCCCGAGGGGGCCGACATGGATCTTCCGCGACCCGCGAATGGGTCCGGTGGTTACGCCGATCTCAAGCTTGGAATTGATGTCTGCCATGGATTGCCTCTCTTCTTTCCATGGGACGGAAAAAGAGACGGACTGCGGGTGTTGAATGGCATTCCAACCCGACGCTCCACTTCCTCCGCCCGTGCTAACGGGTTCAGGTTCGACGGGTCTTGTGGAGCATACCCACAACTCTCAGCCATATGCTTGGCCCCCCGGGGACGGGGCGGATGATAGCCATGGTGAAGGGGGAGGTCCAGAGGGTGTGAAGCGCCCGCCGCATCCGTCGCCCCTGCGAAGGAGCGGCCCATCGAAGGCAGGAGCCTATCCCCCTTTTCGTCATTGCGAGCGCAGTGAAGCAATCCACGGTCGGCCCTCGCCTCTGGATTGCTTCGCTGCGCTCGCAATGACGGAGGGTTTTGTCGTGCAGGAAAAACCCGCCTCGTCTAAAGCCCGCGCCGATGCCCATGCTCTATCGCCTCGACGCAGCCGCGCCTGCGGTTGCCCGCCGTTTCGGAGCGGAATCGGGCAATGATCCGTGGGACGGCGGCCATGTCGCGCCCGGACAGTTCGCGCCGGTCATCACGGCGGGGCGCGAGGCCATCGCGGGGCCGAGGCCGGAGTACCGGACGCCGCGCCGGATGATCCCACGCCTCTGGGGCGTGCCGCCGCCACCCTCGGTCCACGAGCAGCGCGGCATCCTCTCGGTGCGCAATCTCGACAGCCCGTTCTGGATCGGCAACCTGCGCAACAGCGAGTTCCGCTGCCTGATCCCCGCCACCGCCTTCATGGAATGGGGTCGCCCCTCCCCGACCGACGGCAAGCGCCGCCAGTGCTGGTTCACCTGCGCCGACCAGCCGGTCTTCGCCATGGCGGCGGTGTGGAAGGACAGCGAAATCCCCTCCTTCGCGCTCATCGCCGTGGAGGCGAACGCAGCGCTCAAGGCCGAGGGGCGCGAGACGATGCCGGTGATCCTGCCGCCCGATCCGGCAGTGCAGGACACATGGCTGCGCGGCGGCTGGGACCGGGCGAAGGCGCTGGTCACGCCCTACTCCTCCTCGCTGCTGGAGATGCGTCAGGCAGGCTGAACGGAGCCCGCCAGTCAGCCTCAGACCAGCGATTTCTCCGAAGACATCGTGTAGCGCATGTTGCGGAATATCCAGCCGCCGCCATGCGGCTCCCAGATGGCGGGCTTGGTGGCCGGATCGAGGAACAGCACCGGAAATTCGTACTGATCGCCGTCGTTCTCTTCCACGTACATGCGTCCCGTGGCCTCCATGCCCATCCGCTCCCACGAGCTCTGCGCCTCGTCGGAAGCAGCGGCACAACCGATGCGACCCGCGTAACCCTTCTGCCGCGACAGATTGACCGCGTATTCCTTCATGAGAATGCCGCCGCCCACGACGTAAGGCGAGGCAATCGTGCCTTCGATCCAGACGCCGCCACCGGGAATATATTCCTGATATTTGGCGATGGTGGAGATCGCCATGAGCACCACCGGCGTGCCCGATATCCGGTAGACGTAGAATTCGTAGTCGCCGAAATGGTTGTTCGCGCGGTCCCGCATATCCTCGCAGATGTCGGAATACCGGACGCTGCTATTCAGATCGAGCAGGTTCGCGTCGAGGCTGCCGGTGGTCAAGTTGACGATATGGTCCAGAGCGTTGGCGGCGACCACGACGTCTGCGGCGAGCACCAGTCTTTCGATCGGTGGATCGGTGATCCACGTATACCTCATCGGCATGCAACGCTCCCCTTCAACCGGACGGAATCGATGCCCTGCACCGACCCCGCCAGCATAAGGCACAAGCCGAAATCCCATCGAAACGATGGAGCCGATTTGGACGCGAATGATGGGGAGCAGGGAAGCGTTTCGTCCGAAGCCGAGCAGTCGAACACCCACCCGAGGGCCGGAAACGAGTAAGGGCGACCCGCATGGAGCCGCCCTTGACCGGGGTACACAATCCAGAAACACGCACTACGCCAAAAGGTTCCCGCGCAGCACCGCCACGCTATCCGAAGGGGTTAGCCACTCAGATACGATTGCCGCGCCGCGCCAAGTCTGAAAATCTCCCACTCGGTACTAGGACGTGAACCGGGAGCGTATCGCCCACGCCGCCGTGGAGGATTTCGAGCCGTGCAGGATCATACCGCCCCCGACAGCCTGCCGCCGTTCAAGCGCGCGGTCGTCTATGCCAGCATCGCCCTGACGCTCGTGGGCATCGTCGATGCGCTGCACAACATCCCGGTCGTGTCCGGCTGCGCCTTCTACGGCGACTGCCGGAAGGAGTCCTTCCGCGACCCGCCGGGCGAACTGGGCAAGGACGTGCCGTGAGCGCCGAGACGCCCGCCGAAGCGCTGGTCATCTACGACGGCGAGTGCATCTTCTGCCAGAACTACGTGCGGATGCTCAGGCTGCGCGACAGCGTCGGCCCCGTCGAACTGGTCGACGCGCGCAGCGACGACCCGCGGGTGCAGGCGGTCGCGGCGCAGGGTTTCGATCTCGATCACGGCATGATCTTCTCCTACCGCGAGCGCATCTACCACGGCTCGGACGCGGTCCACGCGCTGGCGCTGCTGGCGTCGCCGTCGAGCCTGTTCAACCGCATGAACGCCTTCCTGTTTTCCCGGCCGACCATCGCCCGGCTCAGCTATCCGTGGCTGAAAGCCGGGCGCAGGGCGACGCTGTGGCTGCGCGGGCGCAAGCTCATCGCGCAGTCCGGCACGGCGGGGGAATGAGCATGGAACGGCCAGCCCGATCACCTGCAGGCACCTAGCGACACCGGGGGAAACTTATGTCGTCGGCATCCAGCACTCCGCTTTTCCGCCCGATCGCATGGCGCAGGCCGTCGCAGGACGTCGCCATGCCCGCGTTCGACGGCCTGACCGCCGTGGCCCCGTGCTGGGGCGTCGCGGCGCTGTTCAGCATCGTCGGCGATCCGTGGGGCCTGATCGGACGCGAGGGCGCGCTCTACATGCTGCTGGCGTGGTCGGTGGTGGGGACGAGCGCGGTAACGATCCTGTTCCCGCGCAAGACCTGGGCGCTCGTCGCCCTCGCCGCCTGCACGGTGCTGCTCTACGCCATGCGCCTGCCGGTGGCGTCCAACAACAAGACGATCACCACGGTGTTCGATCTGTGCATCCTGCTGAGCGCGGCGGTGCTGGCGTCGAAGGGATCGCTGGACCGGCAGAGCCTGTACGAGTCCCTGCGCACCCCGGCCCGGCTGATTCTGGCGACGATGTATTTCTACGGGATCTTTCACAAGATAAACACGGACTTCCTCGACCCCACGGTCAGCTGCGCGGTCGGCCTGTACAAGCCGCTGGCGGAGCCGTTCGGGTTGGAGGACAATCTGTTCGGGCGCTATCTCGCGATCTGGTCGACCTTCGTGATTGAGGGGATCGCCATCGTCGCGCTGTTCTGGAAGCGGTGGTTCGCCATCGGCCTGACCAGCGCGCTGGTGTTCCACTACATCATCCCGATCTCGGCCTACAGCTGGTACATGGACTTCTCCAGCCTCGTCTTCGCACTCTACATGCTGACGATGCCGCGCGAGGCGAGCGCGAAGATCTACGAGATCACCTGCCGCCATCTGGTGGAGCCGCTGCGCAGCCTGTTCGGCCGCGTCGGCATCCTCGCCCCGGCGGCGGGCCTGCTGCTGGCGGCGACGCTGGTGGTGCTGCTGCTCGCGCTCGCCAATCCGGGACGGCCCGCGCTCATGCTGCTGCACTCGATCTTCATCCTGACCTGGGCGGTGGTCGGCGGCGTGGCGATGACCGCGATGATCTACGCGGCGATGGTGTACCTCCCCTATCGCGGCGGGTCCTCGGGCCGCAGCCCTTACGCGGCGTGGAACTGGATCGTCCCGACGCTCTTCTTTGTGAGCTGCCTGTCGCCCTATGTCGGGCTCAAGACCGAAAGCTCGATCAACATGTTCAGCAACCTGCATACCGAGGGGGGCACCACCAACCACCTGATGTTCAGCCGCCCGCCCTACCTGTTCGACTACCAGCAGGAGGTTGTGCAGGTGGTCGCCTCATCCAGTCCCTCGCTCAGCAAGACGGCGCGCGAGGGGCGGATGAACGTGCTGTTCTCGATCGAGGAGTACCTGCGCCGCCACCCCGACCAGTGGGTCAGCTATATCCACGACGGCCAGCTCATCGAGAATGCGACGGCGGCCACCCTCCCGGTCGAGGCGGCATGGTGGCTGGAGCGCAAGCTGCTCATCTTCAAGCAGGTCGACCCGGCCCGCCCGAAGGTCTGCACGCACTGAACGGGGGCTTCTCTGCCTGACATGTCGGCCGGAGCGGGCCAGGGTGGTTGGCGGAACAGGCCGCGCTCCGGCCGGGCGACCCGAAGGCCGCCAGGGGAATGTCAGTCGTTCGGGATCACCCAGCGGATGGTCCCGTTGTAGGTGCCGGCGGTCTTCTCTCCCATGCCGTCGCTCGCGGAATCGAAGCGTGCGCGGCGCGTCACGTTGCGGCAGGTGGCGTCATCGAGGCCCGCGTAGCCGCTCGACTGCGTGATGGTGCAGTCGGTCACCCGCCCGCTGGCATCGATGGCGAGCCGGAAGCGCACGGTGCCGGTGTGGCCCGCGCGGATATCGGCCGTCGGATAGTCCTGCGTCGTCACCCAGCCCGCCACGTTGCCGCGCGGCTTGGCGGACTTGGGTGCGAAACGGGCGGGCGGCTCGGTCGGCATGACCGGCCCCACGATCAGCTTGGTGCCGGTGTCGAGGCCATTGGTCATCGGCAGGTCGTCGATGGCGACGCCGGTCGTCGGAGCGATGGGAACGATGTCGATCTTCGGCTTGGGCGCGGTGATCCGGGTGTCCTGCACCACGGCCTTCTCCGGCTGTGCCTTGGGAGGGTCCACCGGATCGGGGGTGACGGGCTTGGTCGGGAAGAACTGGCTGGCGAGGTTCTTCGGCGGATCCTTCTCGAAGAACTTCACGGCGAGGCCGTTGACCAGCGCGAATGCGATGCCGACCTGAATGATGGCGACGACACCGCCAGTCAGGGCCTTGTGTTTACTTCCGGAATTCCCGTCGGCGTAAGACATGGGCTTCTCCTCAGCAGCGGCCCGTGCCTGACGCTCACCGCAGGTACGGCACCGGTCAGCTGGAAGATATCACAACCAATTCACTTGGGAACGAGTTTTTACTAAGGATACCAAGCATTTATTTCAGCGTGACTATTATCGCCATGCTTACTTCGTGGTGCAGTGCAATATCACCAAGCCCCAATCGTCGTCATTGCGAGCGTAGCGAAGCAATCCAGCGGCGAGGGCCGACCGTGGATTGCTTCGCTGCGCTCGCAATGACGAAGGGTTCTTACCGCGCCCCGGCCAGCGCCTTCTGCCGGCGCCGCTGGACCGATGAACCCAGCCCGATCGCCTCGCGATACTTGGCGACCGTGCGGCGGGCGAGTTCGAAGCCCTTGGCTTTCAGCAGTTCCACCAGCGCATCGTCGGACAGGATCGCCTTGGGATCCTCGGCGTCGATCAGCTGGCGGATCGCGGCCTTCACCGCCTCCGCCGAAGCGCCGCCCTCCCCGTCCGCCGAGGCGACGCCGGAGCTGAAGAAGTACTTCAGTTCATATGTCCCGCGCGGGCAGTTGAGGAACTTGTTCGAGGTGACGCGGCTAACGGTCGATTCGTGCATGCCGATCGCCTCCGCCACCGAGCGCAGCGTCAGCGGGCGCAGGTGCGCGACGCCGCGCCGGAAGAAGCCGTCCTGCTGCTTCACCAGTTCGGCCGCGACCTTGAGGATGGTCTTCTGCCGCTGGTCGAGCGCCTTGATGAGCCAGTTGGCGTCCGCCAGCTTGTCCGACAGCCACGCGCGCGACGCCTTGTCGTCACACTCGCCCTTCAGCTCCACGTAGTAGCTGCGATTGACGATCAGGCGCGGCAGCGTCGCCTGGTTGAGCGCGATGTCCCAGCCGCCATCGGTGCGCGGGCCGATGAGGATGTCGGGCGTCACCGCGCCGCTCGGCTCGCCGCCGAAGCGCAGGCCGGGCTTCGGGTCGTAGCCGCGCAGTTCCGCCAGCATGTCGGCGAAGTCCTCGTCGTCCACCCCGCAGATGCGCTTGAGCCGGGGCAGTTCGCCGCGTGCGAGGAGGTCGAGGTTGTCGATCATCTTGGCCATGATCGGATCGTGGCGGTCCGCCTCCCGCGCCTGCAGCGCGATGCATTCCGACAGGCTGCGCGCGCCGATGCCGGTAGGATCGAGCGACTGGACGAGCGCCAGCCCCGCCTCCATCTCGGCAAGCTCGACGCCGAGATCAGCGGCGAGTTCGGACAGGTTGACCGGCAAGTAGCCCGCCTCGTCCAGCTGGCCGATGATGTAGCGCGCCAGCCCCGCGGTGAAGGGATCGCGTGCCGCCGCGCCGACCTGCGCCTCCAGATGCTCGGCCAGCGTGCCCGAGAGCGCGGCGCGGTCGTCGATGCCGGGGCCGTCCTCGCCGCCGGTCCGCAAGTCCGCACCCCAGGCCGCCTCGTCGCGCACGGAGCCGTCGCCGGTGTCGCGGTCACGGTCTATCGCGGAAGCATCGATATCGAGCGGGCGGTCGTCCTCGGCCCGGCCCTCGCCGATCAGGCGGTCGACACCCGAGGTTTCGAGCGCGGTCACGCGCGCCTCGGCGGGCGCTTCCACCGTCTCGGCGGCAGGCGCCTGCGCCCCCACATCGAGCAGCGGATTGGCGTCGAGCGCCTCGCCGATGAACGTCTCGATCTCGAGGTTGGACAACGCCAGCAGCTTGATCGCCTGCTGCAGCTGCGGCGTCATCACCAGCGACTGGCTTTGTCTCAGATCGAGGCGCGGCCCCAGCGCCATGGATCAGATCCCCCGGAAGCGCGGCCTCACAAGGTGAAGCCTTCGCCCAGGTAGAGCCGCCGCACGTTCTCGTCCGCGACCAGCGCCTCGGGGCTGCCCGCGAAGAGCACTTGCCCGCCGTAGATGATGCAGGCGCGGTCGACGATATCCAGCGTCTCGCGCACGTTGTGATCGGTGATGAGCACGCCGATGCCGCGCGTCTTGAGATCCTTCACCAGATCGCGGATGTCGGAGATCGACAGCGGATCGATGCCCGCGAACGGCTCGTCCAGCAGCATGATCGAGGGCTTGGCCGCCAGCGCGCGCGCGATCTCGCAGCGGCGACGCTCGCCGCCCGAAAGCGCCATCGCCGGGCTGGAGCGCAGCCGCGTCAGGCCGAATTCGTCGAGCAGGCGGTCCAGTTCCGCCTGACGCACGTCGCGGTCGGGCTCGTTCAGTTCGAGCACCGCGCCGATGTTCTGCTCCACCGTCATGCCGCGGAAGATCGAGGTTTCCTGCGGCAGATAACCGAGGCCGAGGATCGCGCGGCGGTACATCGGCAGGCGGGTGACGTCGACGCCGTCCATCAGGATGCGGCCCGAATCCGGCCGCACCAGTCCCATGATCGAATAGAAGCAGGTCGTCTTGCCCGCGCCGTTCGGCCCGAGCAGGCCCAGAACCTCGCCCTTCGCCACCGACAGCGAGATGTCGGTCAGCACCGCGCGCTTGTCGTAGCTCTTGGCGATCGAGATGACCTCAAGCCCGCCGTTCTCCGCCAGAAGCGCGGCGTCGATGGCTGCCGGGGTTCCCGTGGCGTCGCCGCCCTGCGTGTGTTC includes these proteins:
- the thiC gene encoding phosphomethylpyrimidine synthase ThiC, with translation MADINSKLEIGVTTGPIRGSRKIHVGPLGVAMREIHLEPGSGEAPVRVYDTSGPYTDPNVTIDIAAGLTPKRREWILARGDVEDYAARAVKPEDNGQLGPDRSGGVPAFPNVVKRPLRAKAGMNVSQMHYARRGIITPEMEYVAERENLGRAMLKEYARDGQDWGASIPDYVTPEFVREEVARGRAIIPSNINHPESEPMAIGRNFLVKINANIGNSAVASDVASEVDKMVWSIRWGADTVMDLSTGRNIHDTREWIIRNSPVPIGTVPIYQALEKVGGIAEDLTWEVFRDTLIEQAEQGVDYFTIHAGVRLPFVPLAAKRVTGIVSRGGSIMAKWCLAHHRESFLYERFDEITEIMKAYDVAYSLGDGLRPGSIADANDEAQFAELYTLGELTKRAWEQDVQVMIEGPGHVPMHKVKENMEKQLEACGEAPFYTLGPLVTDIAPGYDHITSGIGAAMIGWYGTAMLCYVTPKEHLGLPDRDDVKVGVVTYKLAAHAADLAKGHPAAKVRDDALSRARFEFRWRDQFNLSLDPDTAEQYHDQTLPAEGAKSAHFCSMCGPKFCSMKISQEVRDFAAKQNQPSTEFLAAEEAEAGMAQMSKVFRETGSELYMGAGGREHD
- a CDS encoding thiol-disulfide oxidoreductase DCC family protein, which produces MSAETPAEALVIYDGECIFCQNYVRMLRLRDSVGPVELVDARSDDPRVQAVAAQGFDLDHGMIFSYRERIYHGSDAVHALALLASPSSLFNRMNAFLFSRPTIARLSYPWLKAGRRATLWLRGRKLIAQSGTAGE
- a CDS encoding SOS response-associated peptidase family protein encodes the protein MPMLYRLDAAAPAVARRFGAESGNDPWDGGHVAPGQFAPVITAGREAIAGPRPEYRTPRRMIPRLWGVPPPPSVHEQRGILSVRNLDSPFWIGNLRNSEFRCLIPATAFMEWGRPSPTDGKRRQCWFTCADQPVFAMAAVWKDSEIPSFALIAVEANAALKAEGRETMPVILPPDPAVQDTWLRGGWDRAKALVTPYSSSLLEMRQAG
- the rpoN gene encoding RNA polymerase factor sigma-54, whose translation is MALGPRLDLRQSQSLVMTPQLQQAIKLLALSNLEIETFIGEALDANPLLDVGAQAPAAETVEAPAEARVTALETSGVDRLIGEGRAEDDRPLDIDASAIDRDRDTGDGSVRDEAAWGADLRTGGEDGPGIDDRAALSGTLAEHLEAQVGAAARDPFTAGLARYIIGQLDEAGYLPVNLSELAADLGVELAEMEAGLALVQSLDPTGIGARSLSECIALQAREADRHDPIMAKMIDNLDLLARGELPRLKRICGVDDEDFADMLAELRGYDPKPGLRFGGEPSGAVTPDILIGPRTDGGWDIALNQATLPRLIVNRSYYVELKGECDDKASRAWLSDKLADANWLIKALDQRQKTILKVAAELVKQQDGFFRRGVAHLRPLTLRSVAEAIGMHESTVSRVTSNKFLNCPRGTYELKYFFSSGVASADGEGGASAEAVKAAIRQLIDAEDPKAILSDDALVELLKAKGFELARRTVAKYREAIGLGSSVQRRRQKALAGAR
- a CDS encoding energy transducer TonB; the protein is MSYADGNSGSKHKALTGGVVAIIQVGIAFALVNGLAVKFFEKDPPKNLASQFFPTKPVTPDPVDPPKAQPEKAVVQDTRITAPKPKIDIVPIAPTTGVAIDDLPMTNGLDTGTKLIVGPVMPTEPPARFAPKSAKPRGNVAGWVTTQDYPTADIRAGHTGTVRFRLAIDASGRVTDCTITQSSGYAGLDDATCRNVTRRARFDSASDGMGEKTAGTYNGTIRWVIPND
- the lptB gene encoding LPS export ABC transporter ATP-binding protein, which translates into the protein MTAEHTQGGDATGTPAAIDAALLAENGGLEVISIAKSYDKRAVLTDISLSVAKGEVLGLLGPNGAGKTTCFYSIMGLVRPDSGRILMDGVDVTRLPMYRRAILGLGYLPQETSIFRGMTVEQNIGAVLELNEPDRDVRQAELDRLLDEFGLTRLRSSPAMALSGGERRRCEIARALAAKPSIMLLDEPFAGIDPLSISDIRDLVKDLKTRGIGVLITDHNVRETLDIVDRACIIYGGQVLFAGSPEALVADENVRRLYLGEGFTL
- a CDS encoding thiol-disulfide oxidoreductase encodes the protein MPAFDGLTAVAPCWGVAALFSIVGDPWGLIGREGALYMLLAWSVVGTSAVTILFPRKTWALVALAACTVLLYAMRLPVASNNKTITTVFDLCILLSAAVLASKGSLDRQSLYESLRTPARLILATMYFYGIFHKINTDFLDPTVSCAVGLYKPLAEPFGLEDNLFGRYLAIWSTFVIEGIAIVALFWKRWFAIGLTSALVFHYIIPISAYSWYMDFSSLVFALYMLTMPREASAKIYEITCRHLVEPLRSLFGRVGILAPAAGLLLAATLVVLLLALANPGRPALMLLHSIFILTWAVVGGVAMTAMIYAAMVYLPYRGGSSGRSPYAAWNWIVPTLFFVSCLSPYVGLKTESSINMFSNLHTEGGTTNHLMFSRPPYLFDYQQEVVQVVASSSPSLSKTAREGRMNVLFSIEEYLRRHPDQWVSYIHDGQLIENATAATLPVEAAWWLERKLLIFKQVDPARPKVCTH